One Citrobacter amalonaticus genomic window carries:
- a CDS encoding ABC transporter substrate-binding protein, producing the protein MHANVTSVPYKKMLLVVAGTALFLTSGLSHAAKTEYPLTIKNCGRDITFNAAPKRVATVGQNSTEILYALGLADRVVGTSLWFGPVPDAYKAANDKIAVIAQNIPSFEGIIAKKPDLVASQFEWQIGPAGTVASYEQFSELKVPVYTAPADCAKDNEDGGDGVRKGMFDIAMVYQEVADLATIFDVQDKGNELIASLKARETAAKNKIAGMDNNVSAVFWFSSADLQLDPYVAGKLGPAAWIAQTLGIKNVIDSAEEWPTVGWETIAKAQPTVIVLGEMSRRRFPADDWQVKMEYLKSDPVTQLIPAVKADHLPVIDVQTMNAGIRTIDGVEKLADALVEYGLAHPQAAH; encoded by the coding sequence ATGCACGCTAATGTTACCTCTGTACCTTATAAAAAAATGCTTCTGGTTGTTGCTGGTACCGCGCTGTTTCTCACCTCAGGTCTTTCTCATGCAGCCAAAACGGAATATCCATTGACGATAAAAAACTGTGGTCGGGATATCACGTTTAACGCAGCGCCAAAACGTGTGGCCACCGTAGGACAAAACAGCACTGAGATCCTGTATGCGCTGGGCCTGGCCGATCGAGTGGTAGGCACATCGCTGTGGTTCGGGCCTGTTCCCGACGCGTATAAGGCGGCAAATGACAAGATTGCAGTTATTGCCCAGAACATCCCCAGCTTCGAAGGCATCATTGCCAAAAAACCAGATCTGGTCGCCAGCCAGTTCGAATGGCAGATCGGTCCTGCGGGCACGGTGGCCTCTTATGAACAGTTCAGCGAACTGAAGGTCCCGGTCTATACCGCACCGGCAGACTGCGCGAAAGATAACGAAGATGGCGGTGACGGCGTGCGCAAAGGCATGTTTGATATCGCAATGGTCTATCAGGAAGTGGCCGACTTAGCGACGATCTTCGACGTTCAGGATAAGGGCAACGAACTGATTGCCAGCCTCAAAGCACGTGAAACGGCAGCGAAAAACAAAATCGCCGGGATGGACAACAACGTCTCCGCCGTTTTCTGGTTCTCCAGCGCCGACCTGCAACTGGATCCCTACGTCGCCGGGAAATTAGGACCTGCCGCCTGGATTGCGCAGACCCTGGGTATCAAAAACGTCATTGATTCCGCCGAAGAATGGCCAACGGTCGGTTGGGAAACCATCGCCAAAGCCCAGCCGACAGTGATTGTGCTGGGGGAAATGAGTCGCCGGCGTTTCCCGGCCGATGACTGGCAGGTGAAAATGGAATATTTGAAATCCGACCCGGTCACCCAACTGATCCCCGCCGTTAAAGCCGATCATTTACCGGTGATTGATGTACAGACTATGAATGCCGGAATCAGAACGATCGACGGTGTTGAGAAACTGGCTGACGCCCTGGTTGAGTACGGTTTAGCGCATCCTCAGGCCGCGCATTAA